In Rattus norvegicus strain BN/NHsdMcwi chromosome 1, GRCr8, whole genome shotgun sequence, a genomic segment contains:
- the Chd1 gene encoding chromodomain-helicase-DNA-binding protein 1 isoform X2 produces the protein MNGHSDEESVRNGSGESSQSEDDSGSASGSGSGSSSGSSSDGSSSQSGSSDSDSGSDSGSQSESESDTSRENKVQAKPPKVDGAEFWKSNPSILAVQRSAMLRKQTQQPQQQRPASSNSGSEEDSSSSEDSDASSSDVKRKKHNDEDWQMSGSGSPSQSGSDSESEDERDKSSCDGTESDYEPKNKVKSRKPQNRSKSKSGKKILGQKKRQIDSSEDEDDEDYDNDKRSSRRQATVNVSYKEDEEMKTDSDDLLEVCGEDVPQTEDEEFETIERFMDCRVGRKGATGATTTIYAIEADGDPNAGFEKSKEPGDVQYLIKWKGWSHIHNTWETEETLKQQNVRGMKKLDNYKKKDQETKRWLKNASPEDVEYYNCQQELTDDLHKQYQIVERIIAHSNQKSAAGLPDYYCKWQGLPYSECSWEDGALISKKFQTCIDEYFSRNQSKTTPFKDCKVLKQRPRFVALKKQPSYIGGHEGLELRDYQLNGLNWLAHSWCKGNSCILADEMGLGKTIQTISFLNYLFHEHQLYGPFLLVVPLSTLTSWQREIQTWASQMNAVVYLGDINSRNMIRTHEWMHPQTKRLKFNILLTTYEILLKDKAFLGGLNWAFIGVDEAHRLKNDDSLLYKTLIDFKSNHRLLITGTPLQNSLKELWSLLHFIMPEKFSSWEDFEEEHGKGREYGYASLHKELEPFLLRRVKKDVEKSLPAKVEQILRMEMSALQKQYYKWILTRNYKALSKGSKGSTSGFLNIMMELKKCCNHCYLIKPPDNNEFYNKQEALQHLIRSSGKLILLDKLLIRLRERGNRVLIFSQMVRMLDILAEYLKYRQFPFQRLDGSIKGELRRQALDHFNAEGSEDFCFLLSTRAGGLGINLASADTVVIFDSDWNPQNDLQAQARAHRIGQKKQVNIYRLVTKGSVEEDILERAKKKMVLDHLVIQRMDTTGKTVLHTGSAPSSSTPFNKEELSAILKFGAEELFKEPEGEEQEPQEMDIDEILKRAETHENEPGPLTVGDELLSQFKVANFSNMDEDDIELEPERNSKNWEDIIPEEQRRRLEEEERQKELEEIYMLPRMRNCAKQISFNGSEGRRSRSRRYSGSDSDSISERKRPKKRGRPRTIPRENIKGFSDAEIRRPDKALPHCSYKKTKCIVSFR, from the exons TCAGTCAGAAGATGATTCTGGGTCAGCATCAGGCTCTGGATCTGGCTCAAGCTCTGGCAGCAGCAGTGATGGGAGCAGCAGCCAGTCTGGGAGCAGCGACTCTGATTCTGGTTCTGACTCCGGAAGTCAATCAGAGTCTGAGTCAGACACATCCCGAGAGAACAAAGTTCAAGCAAAACCACCAAAAGTTGATGGAGCTGAG TTTTGGAAATCTAACCCCAGTATTCTGGCTGTTCAGAGATCTGCAATGCTTAGGAAGCAGACACAGCAGCCTCAGCAGCAGCGCCCAGCTTCATCTAATAGTGGATCCGAAGAG GATTCCTCTAGCAGTGAAGACTCAGACGCCTCGTCCAGCGATGTCAAGAGGAAAAAGCATAACGA TGAAGATTGGCAAATGTCTGGGTCTGGATCTCCATCTCAGTCTGGTTCAGACTCAGAATCTGAAGACGAGAGAGATAAAAGTAGCTGTGATGGGACAGAGTCTGATTATGAGCcaaaaaacaaagtcaaaagcAGAAAACCTCAGAATAG atCTAAGTCAAAAAGTGGGAAAAAAATTCTTGGACAGAAAAAGAGGCAGATTGATTCGTCTGAGGATGAAGATGATGAGGACTACGATAATGATAAACGAAGCTCTCGACGCCAGGCCACCGTCAATGTGAGCTacaaggaggatgaagagatgaAAACTGACTCTGATGACCTGCTGGAGGTCTGCGGAGAGGACGTCCCTCAGACGGAGGATGAGGAGTTTGAGACCATAGAAAGGTTTATGGATTGCAGAGTTGGGCGGAAAGGAG CTACTGGTGCTACTACAACCATTTATGCTATTGAAGCAGATGGTGACCCAAATGCAGGATTCGAAAAAAGCAAAGAGCCGGGAGACGTCCAGTATTTAATTAAGTGGAAAGGGTGGTCGCACATCCATAACACGTGGGAGACGGAAGAAACCCTCAAGCAGCAGAACGTTAGAGGGATGAAAAAGTTGGATAATTATAAGAAAAAAGATCAGGAGACAAAACGATG GCTGAAAAATGCTTCTCCGGAAGATGTGGAATATTACAACTGCCAGCAAGAGCTTACCGATGACCTCCACAAACAGTACCAGATAGTGGAGCGCATAATTG CTCATTCCAATCAGAAGTCAGCAGCTGGTCTTCCTGATTACTATTGCAAATGGCAGGGGCTTCCCTACTCTGAGTGCAGCTGGGAGGACGGAGCGCTCATTTCCAAAAAGTTCCAGACGTGTATCGATGAGTATTTTAGCAGGAATCAGTCAAAAACTACACCTTTTAAAGATTGCAAA GTACTGAAACAAAGACCAAGATTTGTAGCTCTGAAGAAACAACCATCCTATATTGGAGGACATGAGGGTTTAGAATTGAGAGACTATCAGCTGAATGGTTTAAACTGGCTTGCTCACTCTTGGTGCAA AGGAAATAGTTGCATACTTGCTGATGAAATGGGCCTTGGAAAAACGATACAGACCATCTCATTTTTGAACTATTTGTTTCATGAACATCAGTTATACGGACCTTTTCTACTAGTTGTCCCGCTCTCCACTCTGACTTCCTGGCAAAGGGAAATTCAGACGTGGGCGTCTCAGATGAATGCTGTGGTTTATTTAGGTGACATTAACAGCAGAAACATG ATAAGAACGCACGAATGGATGCATCCCCAGACCAAACGGTTAAAGTTTAACATACTTTTAACAACGTATGAAATTTTATTGAAGGATAAG gcATTCCTTGGTGGTCTGAATTGGGCATTTATAGGTGTTGATGAAGCACATCGATTAAAAAATGATGATTCCCTTCTATATAAAACTTTAATTGATTTCAAATCTAATCACCGCCTCTTAATCACTGGAACTCCTCTGCAGAACTCCCTGAAAGAGCTCTGGTCATTGCTGCATTTCATTATGCCAGAAAA GTTTTCTTCATGGGAAGATTTTGAGGAAGAACATGGTAAAGGCAGAGAATATGGTTATGCAAGCCTCCACAAGGAGCTTGAGCCATTTCTGTTACGCAGAGTTAAGAAAGATGTGGAAAAATCTCTTCCTGCCAAGGTGGAGCAGATTTTAAGAATGGAAATGAGTGCTTTACAGAAACAATATTACAA GTGGATTTTAACTAGGAATTACAAAGCCCTCAGCAAAGGTTCCAAGGGCAGTACCTCAGGCTTTTTGAACATTATGATGGAGCTAAAGAAATGTTGTAACCATTGCTACCTCATTAAACCACCAGATAATAACGAATTCTATAATAAACAGGAGGCCTTACAA CACTTAATCCGTAGTAGTGGAAAATTAATTCTTCTAGACAAGCTGTTGATTCGTCTAAGAGAAAGAGGCAATCGAGTCCTCATTTTTTCTCAGATGGTGCGGATGTTAGATATACTTGCAGAATATTTGAAGTATCGCCAATTCCCCTTTCAA AGATTAGATGGATCAATAAAAGGGGAGCTGAGGAGACAAGCTCTAGACCACTTTAATGCGGAGGGGTCAGAG GATTTCTGCTTTTTGCTCTCTACCCGAGCTGGGGGTTTAGGCATTAACTTAGCCTCTGCTGACACTGTTGTTATATTCGATTCGGATTGGAATCCACAAAATGATCTTCAGGCTCAAGCTAGAGCTCATCGAATTGGGCAGAAGAAACAG GTGAATATATATCGCTTGGTTACAAAGGGATCCGTTGAAGAAGATATTCTTGAAAGGGCCAAAAAGAAAATGGTCTTGGATCATCTTGTGATTCAACGAATGGATACCACTGGGAAGACAGTGTTGCACACAGGCTCCGCTCCATCAAG TTCTACCCCCTTCAATAAAGAGGAATTATCAGCCATTTTAAAGTTTGGTGCTGAGGAGCTTTTTAAGGAGCCTGAAGGAGAAGAGCAGGAGCCCCAG GAGATGGATATAGATGAAATCTTGAAGAGAGCTGAGACTCACGAAAATGAGCCAGGCCCGCTGACTGTCGGGGATGAGCTGCTCTCCCAGTTTAAG GTTGCCAATTTTTCAAATATGGATGAAGATGACATTGAATTGGAACctgaaagaaattcaaagaacTGGGAGGACATCATTCCAGAAGAGCAAAGACGACggttagaagaggaggagagacaaAAGGAGCTGGAAGAAATTTATATGCTCCCGAGAATGAGAAACTGTGCAAAGCAG